In Mobula hypostoma chromosome 24, sMobHyp1.1, whole genome shotgun sequence, a genomic segment contains:
- the LOC134337579 gene encoding ubiquitin-conjugating enzyme E2 R2-like has translation MAHQQTSSSQKALMLELKSLQEEPVEGFRITLVDESDLYNWEVAIFGPPNTHYEGGYFKAQLMFPMDYPYSPPSFRFLTKMWHPNIYENGDVCISILHPPVDDPQSGELPSERWNPTQNVRTILLSVISLLNEPNTFSPANVDASVMFRKWRDSKGKDREYAEIIRKQVLATKAEADKDGVKVPTTLAEYCVKTKAPPHDNSSDLLYDDLYDDDMDDEEDGDGDFFDDDDDSGNEES, from the exons ATGGCTCACCAGCAGACCAGCAGCTCCCAGAAGGCGCTGATGTTGGAGCTGAAGAGCCTGCAGGAGGAGCCAGTCGAGGGTTTCCGCATTACCCTGGTCGACGAATCTGACCTGTATAATTGGGAGGTGGCAATCTTCGGGCCGCCCAACACGCATTATGAGGGTGGCTACTTCAAG GCTCAGCTGATGTTCCCCATGGATTACCCCTACTCTCCACCATCGTTCCGTTTCCTTACCAAGATGTGGCATCCAAATATCTACGAG AATGGCGATGTGTGCATTTCGATTCTGCATCCACCTGTCGATGACCCCCAAAGCGGAGAACTGCCCTCTGAGAGATGGAATCCCACGCAGAATGTCAG AACAATTCTCCTCAGTGTCATCTCCCTTTTGAATGAGCCAAACACCTTTTCTCCTGCTAATGTGGATGCTTCAGTGATGTTCCGGAAATGGCGAGACAGCAAAGGAAAGGATAGAGAATACGCAGAGATTATTAG GAAACAGGTCTTGGCCACCAAGGCAGAGGCAGACAAGGATGGTGTGAAGGTGCCCACCACCCTGGCAGAGTATTGCGTCAAGACGAAAGCTCCGCCACACGACAACAGCTCGGACTTGCTGTACGATGATCTGTATGACGATGACATGGATGACGAGGAAGATGGGGATGGTGATTTCTTTGACGATGACGACGACTCAGGAAATGAGGAATCGTGA
- the tpgs1 gene encoding tubulin polyglutamylase complex subunit 1, translating to MAAAAVSGWVHGAELPLPDGLSLTLREALLKVLENRPEDPVSFLGEYFQNLAVASEGTAEKPVPRQQEEQISSALKQLLLCHYSRPAFSRNTALAFQTLSCPTDRRKKPGLKGRVYTELLRQICGSAGTSSCSLLDKLRCWDHEAVPFSVFRHGVLTCFVFLDFVEISGRLFEVVAESGEASRTVCQALLEALQDALSVSGSASGNGCLDAASKLSPDQLGMTMEQAMRLRRNETTPPMTQEEFTQLTAPLFIQRVKPMC from the exons ATGGCGGCGGCAGCGGTTTCCGGTTGGGTACACGGTGCCGAGTTGCCTCTCCCTGATGGGCTCTCACTTACACTCCGTGAGGCGCTGCTCAAGGTTCTGGAAAATCGGCCCGAAGACCCCGTTTCCTTCCTGGGTGAATACTTCCAAAACCTAGCGGTGGCTTCCGAAGGAACAGCGGAGAAACCGGTTCCGAGGCAACAGGAG GAGCAGATTTCCAGTGCCCTTAAACAGCTACTGCTCTGTCACTACAGCAGACCAGCCTTCAGCAGGAATACAGCCCTGGCTTTCCAGACCCTAAGCTGCCCCACAGACAGGAGGAAAAAGCCTGGTCTCAAGGGCAGAGTTTACACTGAGCTCTTAAGGCAGATCTGTGGAAGTGCAGGCACTTCCTCCTGCTCCCTGCTCGACAAATTGCGATGCTGGGACCACGAGGCGGTTCCTTTCAGCGTCTTCCGACACGGAGTGCTCACTTGCTTTGTCTTCCTGGACTTTGTGGAGATTTCcgggaggctatttgaggtggtGGCAGAGTCTGGGGAGGCCAGTCGGACAGTGTGTCAGGCTCTGCTCGAGGCTCTGCAGGACGCTCTGAGTGTTAGTGGGTCAGCCAGTGGCAATGGGTGTCTGGACGCTGCCTCAAAACTCAGCCCTGACCAGCTTGGGATGACCATGGAACAGGCAATGAGGCTACGGAGAAATGAAACCACCCCACCGATGACACAGGAGGAGTTCACTCAGCTCACTGCTCCTCTCTTTATTCAAAGAGTGAAGCCCATGTGTTGA